The following proteins come from a genomic window of Pyxidicoccus sp. MSG2:
- a CDS encoding carbohydrate binding family 9 domain-containing protein, producing the protein MKPSTCAWGAALFVACLPALAFADSPADQQHYNYKATFTSEPITIDGKPDEAVWLTAPEVSGWHLTRIDYGNPARDDTKVRILYDKHNLYVLFYCLDKDPSKITAYSVQNESFLHQEDNVTVMLDTYKDHRNAYYFWTNPLGVRTDGRIVADGEAFTTSWAGEWETMGSVTKDGWYSEVRIPFANFQFPDVPEGEEVTFGLMLDREQARTQEWSNWTPDGVNSAKVSRFPHLEGLKGIEGRRSWGITPYVATDFALKTTADRKMFKPNAGFDARIDPTSNLALKLTVNPDFSDVEADQDRLLLDTEEPLLPERRPFFVESEHLFLAPIKIFTSRRIAMKPHDQVIGGAQFTGKVGGLGFSLLDVQHRDDPGDGSNEKENLNSGVLRLQQDIGKRSAINLVAVSRNGDKYGWFRTAGLDANIHIWEELFIQAQVLKSWSDVAGHKNSEAYKLAIHRFDTNSEFWIHLEDIGARYANPLGYTPVLDKQGYNTHLYLTPFPKLRFLPQINLTWDSLWRRNHEHVRTRLRNRVNVTPYLNHNFALYADYVYDDNEGFKDRIATGGFILFPNDWQSLTLTAFTGNFLGGPTRGINAAINLKMGHRLQAKFSGFYTESKDVPENSELFGTSGTGHSWSGYAQLRYQFNPNLYTRVTFQQGAVSELADYSNVKGTLLDAVFGWHYREWSDLFLVYSDQPFNGSQERRILSKISFTY; encoded by the coding sequence ATGAAACCGTCTACCTGTGCCTGGGGCGCCGCGCTGTTCGTCGCGTGTCTGCCCGCTCTGGCCTTTGCCGATTCGCCCGCTGACCAGCAGCACTACAATTACAAGGCCACCTTCACCAGCGAGCCCATCACCATTGACGGAAAGCCGGACGAGGCCGTGTGGCTCACGGCCCCGGAGGTCTCCGGCTGGCACCTCACGCGCATCGACTACGGCAACCCCGCGCGTGACGACACCAAGGTCCGCATCCTCTACGACAAGCACAACCTGTACGTGCTGTTCTACTGCCTGGACAAGGACCCCTCGAAGATCACCGCCTACAGCGTCCAGAACGAGTCCTTCCTGCACCAGGAGGACAACGTCACGGTGATGCTGGACACGTACAAGGACCACCGCAACGCGTACTACTTCTGGACCAACCCGCTGGGTGTGCGCACCGACGGCCGCATTGTCGCGGACGGCGAGGCCTTCACCACGTCCTGGGCGGGCGAGTGGGAGACCATGGGCTCCGTCACCAAGGACGGGTGGTACTCCGAGGTCCGCATCCCCTTCGCCAACTTCCAGTTCCCGGACGTCCCGGAGGGCGAGGAGGTGACGTTCGGCCTGATGCTGGACCGCGAGCAGGCCCGCACCCAGGAGTGGAGCAACTGGACGCCGGACGGCGTCAACAGCGCCAAGGTGAGTCGCTTCCCGCACCTGGAGGGCCTCAAGGGCATCGAGGGCCGCCGCAGTTGGGGCATCACCCCGTACGTGGCCACGGACTTCGCGCTGAAGACCACCGCGGACCGGAAGATGTTCAAGCCCAACGCCGGCTTCGACGCGCGCATCGACCCGACGTCGAACCTGGCCCTGAAGCTGACCGTCAACCCGGACTTCTCCGACGTGGAGGCCGACCAGGACCGGCTGCTGCTGGACACCGAGGAGCCGCTGCTCCCCGAGCGCCGTCCCTTCTTCGTGGAGAGCGAGCACCTCTTCCTGGCGCCCATCAAGATATTCACCTCGCGCCGCATCGCCATGAAGCCGCATGACCAGGTGATCGGCGGCGCGCAGTTCACCGGCAAGGTGGGCGGCCTGGGCTTCTCGCTGCTCGACGTGCAGCACCGCGACGACCCGGGTGACGGCAGCAACGAGAAGGAGAACCTCAACTCCGGCGTGCTCCGCCTCCAGCAGGACATCGGCAAGCGCTCCGCCATCAACCTGGTGGCGGTGAGCCGCAACGGCGACAAGTACGGCTGGTTCCGCACCGCGGGCCTCGACGCCAACATCCACATCTGGGAGGAGCTCTTCATCCAGGCCCAGGTGCTCAAGAGCTGGAGCGACGTGGCGGGCCACAAGAACTCGGAGGCGTACAAGCTCGCCATCCACCGCTTCGACACCAACTCCGAGTTCTGGATCCACCTGGAGGACATCGGCGCGCGCTACGCCAACCCGCTGGGCTACACGCCGGTGCTCGACAAGCAGGGCTACAACACGCACCTGTACCTGACGCCGTTCCCCAAGCTGCGCTTCCTGCCGCAGATCAACCTCACCTGGGACAGCCTCTGGCGGCGCAACCACGAGCACGTGCGCACCCGCCTGCGCAACCGCGTCAACGTGACGCCGTACCTGAACCACAACTTCGCCCTCTACGCGGACTACGTCTACGACGACAACGAGGGCTTCAAGGACCGCATCGCCACCGGCGGCTTCATCCTCTTCCCCAACGACTGGCAGAGCCTGACGCTGACGGCCTTCACGGGTAACTTCCTGGGCGGCCCCACGCGTGGCATCAACGCCGCGATCAACCTGAAGATGGGGCACCGGCTCCAGGCGAAGTTCAGCGGCTTCTACACGGAGAGCAAGGACGTGCCGGAGAACAGCGAGCTGTTCGGCACCTCCGGCACCGGCCACTCGTGGAGCGGCTACGCGCAGCTGCGCTACCAGTTCAACCCGAACCTCTACACCCGCGTGACGTTCCAGCAGGGCGCGGTGTCCGAGCTGGCGGACTACAGCAACGTGAAGGGCACGCTGCTGGACGCCGTCTTCGGCTGGCACTACCGCGAGTGGAGCGACTTGTTCCTGGTCTACTCGGACCAGCCCTTCAACGGCTCGCAGGAGCGCCGTATCCTCTCGAAGATCTCCTTCACGTACTGA